In one window of Opitutus sp. GAS368 DNA:
- a CDS encoding glycosyltransferase, translated as MSAAPSVQLSVVIPVYNEELNLPVLFARLYPVLDGLGRSYEVIFTNDGSGDRSFALLQAQHAARPDVTRVIDFNANYGQHMAIMAAFERVRGATVITLDADLQNPPEEIPKLLEKIAAGHDYVGGYRLNRQDSLFRTYASKVINFVREKTTSIQMTDQGCMLRAYSRAVTDAIVRSGAINTFIPALAYSFSSKPGEVGVKHEERHAGVSNYSFYSLIRLNFDLITGFSIAPLQYFTMFSMLSAAGSLALVALLFYRRFLLDLDRETFGVFTLFGILFFLLSVAMIGIGLIGEYVGRTYQVVRARQRYHVKEVLETAA; from the coding sequence ATGAGCGCCGCCCCTTCCGTCCAACTCTCGGTGGTGATTCCCGTCTACAACGAGGAACTCAACCTGCCCGTGCTGTTCGCCCGCCTCTACCCGGTGCTCGACGGGCTCGGCCGCTCCTATGAGGTCATCTTCACGAACGACGGCAGCGGCGACCGCTCCTTCGCGCTGCTCCAGGCCCAGCACGCCGCCCGGCCGGACGTGACCCGGGTCATCGATTTCAACGCCAACTACGGCCAGCACATGGCGATCATGGCCGCGTTCGAGCGCGTGCGCGGCGCCACCGTCATCACGCTCGACGCCGATCTGCAAAACCCGCCCGAGGAGATCCCGAAGCTGCTGGAAAAGATCGCCGCCGGCCACGACTACGTGGGCGGCTACCGGCTGAACCGGCAGGATTCCCTCTTCCGCACCTATGCCTCCAAGGTGATCAACTTCGTCCGCGAAAAGACCACCAGCATCCAGATGACCGACCAGGGTTGCATGCTCCGCGCCTATTCCCGGGCGGTCACCGATGCCATCGTGCGCAGCGGCGCCATCAACACCTTCATCCCCGCCCTTGCTTACAGCTTCTCCAGCAAGCCCGGCGAGGTCGGCGTCAAGCACGAGGAGCGGCACGCCGGCGTCTCGAACTACTCCTTCTACAGCCTTATCCGGCTGAACTTCGACCTCATCACCGGCTTCTCCATCGCACCGCTGCAGTACTTCACGATGTTCTCGATGCTGAGCGCCGCAGGCAGCCTCGCGCTCGTCGCGCTGCTGTTCTACCGGCGGTTCCTGCTCGATCTCGACCGCGAGACGTTCGGCGTGTTCACCCTTTTCGGCATCCTCTTTTTCCTGCTTAGCGTGGCGATGATCGGCATCGGTCTGATCGGCGAGTACGTCGGCCGCACCTACCAGGTCGTCCGCGCCCGCCAGCGGTATCATGTGAAGGAAGTGTTGGAAACCGCGGCGTGA
- a CDS encoding formyltransferase, translating into MSKPRILFFGYSEVGYECLSLLLERGDNVVALITHEDNPHEKIWFKTPAGAAKEKVIPVFTPAGVNTPEWRERIAALQPDLILSVYYRHMIGTKILALPRLGPWNMHGSLLPKYRGRAPINWAVLHGEPRIGMTLHRMVKSADAGAIVDQEGVAIGPRDTAEQAFRKVLPCARIVLARQIDALLAGTAPETPQDESQATYFGGRTPEDGRVVWTQTSRQIFNLVRAVTDPYPGAFTEVNGVRLMLWWAEPDSPAARGRHGRPGEILSVAPLVVATGDGALEFTRTEWRGLAPALQTGQIL; encoded by the coding sequence GTGAGCAAACCCCGGATACTCTTCTTCGGCTACAGCGAAGTCGGCTACGAGTGCCTCTCCCTGCTGCTGGAACGCGGCGACAATGTGGTCGCGCTCATCACGCACGAAGACAACCCCCACGAGAAAATCTGGTTCAAGACCCCCGCCGGCGCCGCGAAGGAGAAAGTCATCCCGGTCTTCACCCCCGCCGGCGTCAACACGCCCGAATGGCGCGAGCGCATCGCCGCGCTGCAGCCTGACCTGATCCTGTCGGTCTATTACCGGCACATGATCGGGACCAAGATTCTCGCCCTGCCGCGACTCGGTCCCTGGAACATGCACGGCTCCCTCCTGCCCAAATACCGCGGCCGCGCCCCGATCAACTGGGCCGTCCTCCACGGTGAGCCGCGCATCGGCATGACGCTGCACCGGATGGTCAAGAGCGCCGACGCCGGCGCCATCGTCGACCAGGAGGGTGTTGCGATCGGCCCGCGCGACACCGCCGAGCAGGCCTTCCGGAAGGTCCTTCCCTGCGCCCGGATCGTGCTGGCGCGGCAGATCGACGCACTCCTCGCCGGCACGGCGCCCGAAACGCCGCAGGATGAGTCGCAGGCCACCTACTTCGGCGGCCGCACGCCCGAGGACGGTCGCGTGGTCTGGACCCAGACCTCCCGCCAGATCTTCAACCTCGTCCGCGCCGTCACCGACCCGTATCCCGGGGCCTTCACCGAGGTGAATGGCGTGCGCCTCATGCTCTGGTGGGCCGAGCCGGATTCCCCGGCGGCCCGCGGCCGGCACGGCCGCCCCGGCGAGATCCTGTCCGTTGCCCCGCTGGTCGTCGCGACCGGGGACGGCGCGCTGGAATTCACCCGCACCGAATGGCGCGGACTTGCCCCCGCGCTCCAAACCGGTCAGATACTTTAA